ATACCTTCATCGCTGATGGTAATTTTTATAACTCATGCGCGTAAGTACCCGCGCCTAGAGCAAAGTTCTAAGGGGGTGTAAGTATGGCCCTAGCCACAGTCGGTGGGAGACCAGTCCTGATATTGAAGGAAGGAACTACGAGAACGAGAGGGGATGAAGCTAGAAGGATAAATATAATGGCAGCGAGGGCAATAGCGGACGCTGTTAAGACAACGCTCGGTCCTAAGGGAATGGATAAGATGATAGTGGATTCGATCGGTGATATAACTGTCAGCAACGATGGGGCCACGATACTGCAGGAGATGGAAGTCGCCCATCCAGCCGCGAAGCTGATGGTAAACCTGGCCAAAGCTCAGGATAAGGAGGTAGGGGATGGGACGACAACTAGCGTAGTTCTCGCAGGAGAGCTTTTGACGGAGGCTGAGTCGCTACTGCAGAAGGATATACATCCGACCGTCATAGTCGAGGGTTACGAGAAGGCTCTGAAGTTCGTGGAGCAGGAGCTGGAGAAGCTCGCTATAAAAGTCAATCCTGACGATGAGGGATGGCTCATGAAGGTCGCTGAGACAGCTATGAGCAGCAAGCTCGTGAGTGGTGAGAAGAGGAAGCTAGCTGAGATAGCTGTTAAGGCTGTTAAAGCTGTCGAGGAGATGAAAGGGGATAAGAGGTACGTAGATATAGATAACGTGAAGATAGTGAAGAAGAAGGGCAAGAGTTTAGCTGAGACGGAGTTCGTCAAGGGCATAATATTGGACAAGGAAGTCGTCCACGGGGACATGCCGAAGAGCGTTAAGAACGCTAGGATAGCGATTCTAAATGTACCGCTTGAGATAAAGAAGCCTGAGATAGACATGGAGGTTCAGATATCATCTCCTCAGGAGCTGAGGGAATTCATAGAGCAGGAGACCAAGATCCTCAGGGAGAAGGTGGAGAAAATACATTCTGTTGGTGCTAACGTTGTCTTCTGCCAGAAGGGGATAGATGAGGTAGCTCAGCACTTCTTGGCGAAGTACGGTATAATGGCAGTTAGGAGAGTAAGCGAGAAGGATATGCAGAGGCTAGAGAAGGCTACTGGAGGAAAAATAGTCAACAATTTGGATGATTTAACTGAAAACGAGCTTGGAAGAGCCGGACTTGTTGAGGAGAGGAAGATAGGAGACGATAAGATGATATTCATCGAGGAGTGCGAGAACCCGAGGGCTGTCACGATATTGCTGAGGGCCGGAGCCGATACGATACTGGATGAGGCTGAGAGAGGGCTCAAGGATGCCCTATACGTCATAAGGAACGTAGTTGAGGATGGAAAGGTGTTCCATGGAGGCGGCTCCATACAGGAGGAGCTAGCGATAAGGCTGAGGGAGTATGCACACTCAGAGAAAGGGAAGGAGCAGCTCGCAATGGAGGCTTTCGCGAATGCTTTGGAGAGCATCCCTAGGATATTAGCTGAGAACGCTGGCATGGATGCTGTGGATGCGATAGTCGAGCTGAGGAACGCTCACAAGTCAGGTAAGATATCCGCAGGTATAGATGTCCTCAACGGTAAGGTCGGCGATATGGCTGAGCTCGGAGTCGTCGATACTTACAGGGGAGTGAAGAACGCTATAGCTGCGGCCACTGAGACAGCTATCCTGATAATAAAGACGGACGATATAATAGCCGCTAAGCCATACGAGGAGAAGGGCAAGGAGAAGGGCAAGGGCGGAGAGGAAGAGGAGGGTGGCGGTGAGTTTAAATCTGAGTTCGACTGATGGCCCCCGATAGGAATGAAATGGGTCGATAGGGAATCTGGGAAGATCCTCGGGATAAATGCCTTCGATCTTTTTTTACTACTCATAATTTTGTGTGCCGGCGGCTATTATGCCTATGAGAACTTAGTTCCGCCGCCTCAAGAGGTCAGCTCGTTCTCGGGGTTGAACATAAGGAATGCGGCTCTGGAGTACAGTAGGCTCTCGGGTCTGGGCTATCTAGTTTACGCTAGAGTGGATGGTACTTGGACTATGAACGGCACGGAGCTTCATGACGATATTCTAATAACCTGGGCTTATGAGACAAGGCTATTCGGATGGTATAAGGGGAGCAGGGTCACGATAGGGGGGCCGAATGCCTACGTTGAGGACATCGCTGCTACCCAAATAACATTCAAGACAGCCACGCCCTCCGTAATAAGGATTTATGTGAATCAGATAAATGGAAGCACATTGTCCGAAATATCGGATAGGTTAGAGGAAATTTCGAGAAATGTGGCAGGTAGATATGGAGTAGGCAATGTCCTGATCAGATCATCTCTCGTCATAAGCGTCCCTGGGTTGAAGCCAGACGCCTTCATCTACAGCCAGCTCAGGAATAAGATATACAGTAGGGTACCCTGGGGCTACCCGTATTTCAATCTAGGGGATTCCTACATAACGATAATATTCGATTACACTCAGAGGAATTTCCTCACTACAGATGACTTGAGGACGATAGACTCCATACTGAGGGAGCTGAACATAAGTTACAGTGGCGTGATCCTTTACGATGGATATGTCTTCATAGGGACCGAGAAGCCCCTGACCGGTGTCTCGGTCTACGCCGAACTTCTGGAGAACGCTAGGAAGTACTCGAATACGATAGATCTAACGAAGTTGACGTATACGGTGAAGCCGTGAGGTGCCCCATTTGATCCTCTCTATACTGATCAGATCCTTTAAGAGCTCTCTCATAGGGAGAAAGTTGATTAGATTAAGGCCATCGATAATAAAGGGGAGCTTCACATATAGAGCTCTAATTTTAATCTATAAGACTCTCAGCGATTCATATGATAGATCTTTCATTGTGAGATTACTCAGGAAGCTCTGCTACCCGATCGAGAGCAAAGTCACACTCCAAAAATTCCAATTTAAGGAAGGAAGTTTACTGAAAAGGGCTTTAGATATCTTTCTATCACCATTCATCCTCCCCATAGGCTTCTTATTCTTCTTTATGGTCTCCTTGGTGAGGGTGTGCGAGGGCACCGTCCTCCTACTCCTCCTGACCGTGATATCGATGCTACTGGGAATAGCTTTAGCCAGGGCCGAGGAGGAAATGGAGGTGATAGATCCAAGGGGTTTCGTCCTCTTCCTAGGGGCCTCGATGTTCCTCATAGGTTATGCTGCTTTCATCGTTCAGATAGCGAATGCAGGGGGAATCCCTCTACTGGATGAGCAAGTGAGGCGGAAGCTCTCAGCGGAGCTCAACTACCTCTCATGGACTACTGTCCCAGGCGCGGCATTCATACTCTCCTCATCGAAGGTAAGGAGGTGCGAGGCTATCATATTCTCAATAATAGGGTTCATACCATCCTTCCTGCTCGCTTTCAGAACGGAGATGATAGCATACATACTCGCGATCCTCACAGTATTGTACAATAGGAAGCTGATAGGATTGGGGTTCATAACGACTGCGTTCATGATGCTGATAATATCCTTCATAGGGGTCGGGGCGTTCAGATCCATAGCGACGGGGCTTGTTCAGAATCCGATAATCTCGGTCCTATATAGACCGACTATAACTGTCGCAGCTCTAGATACTATCGTTAGACTTTATGGCTTCAGGCCAGTTACAAATGGTTACATCCATCTCGCTGCGATCTCCTCCCTTGGGCTCATAAGCGGATCTAGATACGGACCCAGGAACCTGATAGGCAGGTACACTCTGGGGAGGACCGATGTATCTACGACGGCCACGCTCATAGGGGGGCCGCTCTTAGATTGGGGGATCCTAGGGGTCTTGGCTTCCTCCCTCATATACTCCTATATGTTAGCGCTATCCCACAGGTTCTCCAGGGGGAGGGAGGCGCTTCTAGGTCCTTACGCAGTCTTATACTCATACTTAGTCGTGGGGATCGAGACCGGGGTATTGGATCTCAACGTCTACATCTACCTTTTAATCTCGATCCTCATCGTAATATTCTCACTGAGGCCCAAAAGATGAAAGCCCAAGGGATAATAATTCACCCTTCCTTAGGAATTTTTATAATTTTAGCCTCTATAATGATCTTCGGTTCAATTAAATTCGGTTTATCCTATCAATGGCTCCTCGCCTCCCTCTCCGGCCTCGCTTCATTCACACTAGGCGCTGCCTCAGCGAACCGCTTGGGCATCAAGTTCCTGATGATCTCATCGGAGATAGCACTCTTTACAATCCTATCTTTCTCATTTTTGAGGATAGCAGGGTATTACTCATTCATAATCTCATTTCTATGGCTGATAGTCGCGAACATATCCTCATTACTCATCAGGACGAAGGAAATGAGGGTACCGATATATTCAATACCCATATTCATCCTAGGCGCATCCCTCGTCATCTACTCCTACCTCAAGATCCCGAATATCGCTGAGCTGAGGGCCTCGCCAAGCGTACCGATTGAGGGAGCGTTCGGGATGTTCTTAATCTTCATATCATATCCAAGTATCTTCTCTTGGATTTCAGAGTCAAATTCAATTTATGCAGCATTATTCTCAATAGCTGGCATATCCCTCATGCTCCTCCACGGCTTCAGAGCGGATGCTATTCTAGTGATACTCTCGACGTTCCTCCTAGTCTGGAGGAGGAATAAGCGTCTCTCATACCTCCTCCTAGTATCCGTACTGCTCCTCTACATAGGGGTAGATGTGATTAGGACTAAGCTAGCGATATCAGCTATCGAGAGACCCATCTTCCGACTCAGCACGACTTACTACTACTCTAAGGAGCTGGCATCATATTTCTTCAAGCTAATTCCTATAGAACCATTCTGGCTTACCTCCATACCGCTGCATCAATCTCAGACAATAGGAAGGGGGATCTTCGGTAAGGATTTCGGGATAACCCCAACGATATTCATCGGGATGCTCATGGACCTCGGCTTCATCGGGATGCTGCTCCTATCCTTCCTCATAGGCTCGGTAGCTGGTCACTCCTATATGAAGTTCATCTCGGGGGACGATGAATTTTCATACCCTATAATCTGGCCCATTATAATAACTAGAACGGAGATAGGGCTGACTCAGCTCGATCTCGCCCTTATATTCGGGTCCACTATATTCTCCCTCTTGCTTAACTTTTTTAATGGATCGCGTAGCTCTCAGAGGAGGGTAGGAGAATGCCGTACTACTACCACGGTCCCGTGATGCCTGGGGGCAGGAAGCCGACAGGTGGAAAGATAAGGGTCAGTAGAGGGAAGAGGAAGAGAGAGGCGGGAAGGCATCCAGCTTTCACAACGATAGGTGAGAGGAGACTCAAGCTAGTGAGGATAAGGGGAGGAGGAGTAAAGCTGAGACTCATATCAGGTAATGAAGTGAACGTAGCGGTGGGAGGGGGTGTGACGAAGAGGGCTAAGATACTGGGCTTCATAGAGAACCCATCGGATAAGACGCTGAGCAGGAGGGGTATAATAACTAGGGGAGCTTTAGTTAGGACAGAGTTAGGGGTTGTGAGGATCACCTCGAGGGCGGGTCAGCACGGTCTACTGAACGGAGTCTTAGTGAGGGAGAACGTTGCATCGTAGGGAGAGGAAGGTGATCTATCCATCCTACTTCGACTCAAGATTGAGTAGGAAAGATGGGAGAAGGGTTCCGAGGAGCCTTGCAATAAGGGGGCCAACCCTTCAAGATCTCATAAATGCCCTAAAATCCCTCTCGATGAGTTTCGATGTGGAGAGGGATAAGGGGAGACCATCTAGATGGTATAAGTTCGAAGGGCGCGTTCTAGTCCATTATGAGGGGAAAAAGGAGGAGCTCCTCAAGATATTGGCTGAGGAGATGGTGAGGCAGAGGCGTGAGATTTCTGGGAGAAGTGGTCAAGGTAACTAGGTCAAGGAACTTTCTCGTGAAACTGAAGCCCCCCTTGAAGGAGGATCTAAAAGGTTTCAAAGTGTTACTTGATGATCTATCCTTGGTAGGTATTGTGAGCGATATAATAGGGCCAGTTCACGAGCCCTATGCTCTGGTCAAGATACTGATTCCTCTGGAGAGGGCTAAGGATCTCATAGGAAGGAGAGTGTACCTCGCGGAGAAGGGCGATGAGAGGATCTTGAAACACGGAGAAGATCGCTTATCCTATTGAATAAATAGTTGGATATCCTCTCAGAATCCCCTCTCTCGATTATTATGACCTCGGAGGAGCTCTTCAGCTTCTCTATCTCCTCTATCCTAACTAGGGGTGCTGTACCAACTGAAATTATCTCGGATTCCCATATATCTCTCACTACCTCGAGGAAATTCCTTGAAAGGAGCTCCATTTTCCCTATCTCATCGATCACCACTACCTCGCACTCCTCCAGAGCCCTTCTCAATGCAGGTATGGCTATGGACTCGAACCTCTCGACACTCACTCTGTACTTCGATACTGAGGGGCCCTCCCTGAAGTCCGTCGATGCGAAGATATCAGACTGCCCCGTGAGTATATCCTCGACAGCAAAGCCCTTCCTTATCCCCCTCTCCCTCAATTCCGGTGTCCTTATACCTCCGACCTTAGTACCACTAGCCCTCAGCTTCTCGAGGAGGAGCATTATGCAGGTGGACTTCCCAGACCCGGGCCTCCCTATTATAATGAACTTCCCCTCCTTCCTCATGTGAGCTCAAGATTGACGCTGGCCTTACGCTTATATAGAGAGGGTAAGGTCTCGTTCTACTCTACCGATCTCGAAGAGCTGGCTAAGATGGGATTACCATACACTAAGGCTCCGATCTTCTATAATCCGAGGATGAAGCTCAATAGGGATGTGACGATCTCAATTTTCTCATCATTATCCCTCAAGAGCGCGGCCGATCTCATGGCAGCATCCGGAGTCAGGGCTCTGAGGCTCAAAGCTGAGGGCGGGGCAGAAGAAGTTTTTGCATGCGATTCCAACTGCTTATCAGCTCAGATAATAAAGATGAATGTGAAATTAAACAAATTGAGCGGGATTAGGGTGAAATGTTCTGATGCGAGGCTTGAAGCTGAGAGGATGGCATGGGAAAATGAGAGAGTCGATTACTTAGATCTAGATCCCTTCGGATCTCCAGCTCCCTTCCTGGACTCCTTCCTGAGGGCCGTGAAACGCGGGGGTATAATAGGTATCACAGCCACGGATGAGCCTCCCCTATTCGGCATATATCCCGATAAGTTGCTCAGGTATTATGGAGTTTGGGGAAAGAAATTACCGTTCTGCAAGGAATTTGGGATAAGATCATTAATATCTTTCACGATAAGGACCGCTGCTAGATTGGACCTGGCAGCGGAGCCCCTCCTATCCTACGGAGAGGGGCATTACGTGAGAGCTTACTTCAGGATAGAGAGGGGAGCTGAGAGGTCTAAGCATCTCCTGAAGGAGCTAGGATGGGTTCTTTACAAAGAAGGGGATTTCGAGATAATTAGAGGGATAGATGAGATGCCTAGGGGGGCAATGGGACCCATCTGGGTTGGAAAAATCGTGGAACCTGAATTCCTCGGGAAATTGAGTCCCCTGAATGAGGAAGTTGGGAAGCTATTTGAGAAGCTTAAGGAGGAAGCTGATGGTCCTCCGTTCTATCAAAGGCTGGACATCATATGTTCTAAGCTGAATATGAGGATCCCCAAACCCAAAATCGTGATAGAGTCCCTCAGGGAGATGGGTCACTTTGCGGCGAGATCTCACCTAGATCCACTCGGCATTAAGACGACAGCAAAGAGGGAGGAGATAGAGGATCTAATCAGGAAGCTCACTTCTTCCTGAAGAGGATCATAGCATGCTTAGGATCGTATGGGGAGAGATCTATGGATTCGAGGAGCTCATATTTGCCGGTCCCCAGAACCTCCCTCTCCACTCTCTTGTATATCTTCTTAGGGGGGAGCGTGACATCTATGCTGCTCGCCTTTACTGCTATAACAGCAACTCCACCGCTCTTCAGAAATAGATCAGCGTTCTTGAGCAGGATATCGACTTGATCCGGTTGAGCAACATCCTCATATATGGTATCAACTTCTGTAACGAGCCAACTGTAGCTGTAAGGTCTTCTGGCACTCTCCAGTATTGGAACTATATTCTTCCTATGTTCAGCTACTCTAAGAAGATCTCTCATCACCCAATGCGCTACCTCGACTCCGAATATAACTCCGCTCTCCTCTATAATATCGCTTATATGTGAGGCAGTTGTGCCCGAGGCTATGCCGAGGTAGAGGATCCTGGAACCTCTCTTAAAGGGGAAATTCTTAAGTCCATTATATATAGCTGCGGCTAACTTAGATCTCCTCGGGTTCCATATCCTGTACTCAACTCCCTGAACTTCCTTCAAGGTCTCATCGTATACCTTGATCCCCGGGGTCAGGTTCCTCGTGGCTAAAAGCTTCTTTCCGTCCAAAATCCAATAAACATTCTTAAAATTTTCATCCTCCTTTACTCTCACTCTTAAACGCCTCCATGAACTTCTTCAGTTTCTCCTCTATCTCCATCCTCAAGCGATCCCCTATGTACTTCCCATCCCCGTAAACATCGACTCTAGCGGCTATAGCTATCTTAGTAGCTAGAAGCCTAGATATCTTCCCCCTCAGGCTCTTCGGTGCCCCTCTCACTTCTTTAGCTTGGAATAAGACCCCGTGCTTCGGGGGTTTGGCTCCCTTTGTTAGGTGCATGAATATCGCCTTATGAGCCCCCAATATCTGTATTGAGCTAGCGGGAAGGCTCGCAAGTCTCTCTAGACTTCCTGCAATAGCTATCAATCTAGCACCAACCATAGGGTGAACTACAGCTGATAAGTTCGGAGCAGCTCTTCTCATCAAATCTTCTATGTAGAGCTCCATTTCCCTCTTAGCTTCATAAAGCTCAAGCCAGCTTAGTGCTGCTCTCCTTATTGCCTGAAGATCTATATCACTTAAATCAGCTCCAATAGAATCCCTTGAAGCCTTAATTATCTTCTTAATGATCTTCTCATCGAAACCCGCCTCCTCAAGTATTTTTTGATCTAATTTCTTCCTGTTGGGCTCTAAGGATATGAGCTTGATGAAATCGTAGTGATCCTCTATGAGTTCATCGAGCTCAGGGAAGTGTATGGAGTACCACTCCCTTATCGTAGGAGCTATTATATTCAACGCCTTATTTGAGTGATCGACGAAATCTACGGCCTTTATAACCTGCTGATCTAGAGAACTGAGCCTCTCTCTGACACCAGACTTCGAAAGCAAGATGCCCAGCTCATTTAAGAACTGGAAATATTCCTTCTGCTTGATCTCCCCCCATGCTTGCGAAGCGTATCTCAGAGGGGAGCTCCTGATGATGGAGAAGGGTCTCTCACCCGGGGATAATGTGGAGCTCCTCCCCATCTCATCCAGGATCTCCTTGAGGATTATATCGTTTACTACTATCTCCGCATCTATATTCGATAATATCTTATTCAGGGCCTCCCTTAAGAATTCCCTCTCCTGTAGTATCCTCGCGATGGCCTTCTCATCCCTAGGGAAGGGTACTAGCTCTAGCATCTTTCCATTCTCATCGAGCAATAAGATGCCATAGGGCTGCATCGCCAGGAATGCTCTCAAGAGGACCCCTCAGATCGGATGCTGCCCTGGCTTCCTATTGAGGACGTACCTTTTGCGGTATAAGATCTTCATCCTGACCCTCGGTGGGGGACTATGCCTCTCCCTAGCCTCTACCTTTGGGGTGAGCGATCTAACCTTGCCCGCCTTATTGAGGGCACCATGCGTTCCCCTGGGCATTCTCTCACTATGGCTAAGTGAGGCTCTCCATTAATATATGTTTGCATATACCCGCTGGGCTCCAGCCTCGAGCCCTCCACGAAGCCCTAAGGAAATATGTGATCACTGAAGGAGCTCCTAGGTCTCTCCCTTCTCATCTCTCCTCATCAACAATAGTCTGTAGTTCTCTATAAGACCCAGTATATCGAATTCCATTCTCTTCTGGGATTCCTTAACTTCTTCGCTTCTAGCGAGCAACTTCAGGGCCTCATCCATCGGGATGACTGGAGTCACCCCATTCCAAGCTATCCTATAATTCTCCTCGGAATCGACAAAGATACCCTCCTCCGAAGCCCTCTTCATGAAGTCCGGAGGCGGAGGGCTTCCCTTGTAGAGTATGATCTTCACTCCCATACCCTTGAGCTTCTTGACTACGCTACTACTGGCTCCTGATGCATCCAAAGCCAGTATGGCTTCAGCGCTCTCCGTCATGGAATCTATCTTTTCCTTAGCCAGTGATGAGAGGACCTTTATCTTGATTCCCGGTATCTCACTCCTCTCAGATATCGCTTTTAGCTGGGACCTGAGGAGTTCATTCTGCCATCTTTCCCTCTCCAGCTCCTTCTCAAGCTCCCTTATCCTAGAATCCCTAGCAGATATTCTCCTATCTATCTCTATCTCCAAGTTCTTCATCTCCTCCAAGTATTCTATTCTCCTCCGGAGATCAGAGATCTCCTCATCCTTCCTCCTTATGATTTCCTTGTACCTCTCTATCTCCTCCCTTAGCTCTCTTATCTTCATAATGAGTCTCTTAACGTAATTATCCGCCCTAGCTAACTCCTTCCTCAACTCAAAGTACTTGGATTCCCCTCTGACCTCCTTTGAGGAGAACTCCTCCAAGGCTACGGATATGGGTGTCCCCTTCAGGATCTTGCTCAATATGAGATCAGCATCCTTCCCGAGGCCGGCTTCCTCAATTCTGGCCCTAGCTTTTGCTATCAGATTCTTCGCCTTTTGATAAGCCTTTAAGGCTGCCGCGAGGGAGTCCCTCTCATGGGAGCTCTCAGCCCTCACTCCCTTCTTCTCCTCAAATTCCATAACTATTTTCCTCTTTTCCTCAGCTTTCATATCATATTTAGCAACAATGAGCCTGGAATCAAACATATTAGCTATCCTAACCACGCTTTTCGGGGGAGGATTTACATCGGTTGCTATTATGACTGGGTAGCCATGATTCAGGATCTCCTCAATTATCTCTGATCTAGAAGCTCTCCTCATCGTTTTCAGGGAAAGAACTTCACCATTCAAGTCCATTATCGCTAGACCAACTGACATACCCGGATCTATGCCCACTATCAGCGGCCTGGATTTGGGCAGCGTTGAGAACTGCTCCCCAGGGAACTTCACTTTGCTCTTCCAGGAGTGCGATAATATTATCCTGAAGGGTGACCACTCACTGCTCTCCTTTATGACCCTCCTGACTTCCTCAGGATCCGCGTAAACTATGAATTCAGCTCTCCTAAGTCCCCCCGAAGCTCTCTCAACGTAAAGATCATAGTCAAGATTAGCCTTATCGAGTTCCGTAGCTATTCTATTTGCCTCGCTCAATATACTGGCCTCTATGGATCTCCTCCATCTATCGCTCCCGGATCCCCCTTGCTTGACGCTCCTGTTCCTCGTGACCAGTATCCTGGTCTCCGGATACATAGCTACAGCTTCCGTCCCGACGCCGAGCATAGCTAAGTTTGCCACTATTCTAGCCGTGCCGAGGGGATCGGAGTGGGATGGAGAGGGGAGTCCAGCTTCCTTAGCCACTGAGGATAGTGGCCTTATACCGTTGGGCGATCCGGTAACTTGAATCAGTTTGCATTTCGGTGGCAGCTTTTCCATCACCCTCCTTAAATCGCTGGAATCGGAGGCTATCTCGAAAACGTTATCAGTCGCCAGGATGTTCACATCGTACTTCCTCAGAAGCTCTAATACATCATCGAGGGTCACCTCTTCTGCCTCGAATAAGACCCCTCCCTCTCCGAGGATAGAGATCGAATATAGAGGCTTCCTACTGGACCTCGGAGATCCGGACTTTATATCTATCCCGGCGACCCTCAAATCCGCCATTCAGTTTGATGCCCGATGGATGCTTTATTAAAGTTTACCATGCAATCGACCGTGGATGAGGGGCAAGTTAATCGCTTCAATCCTCATATTGCTCCAGCTCAACCCCTTGCCCTTGCTCTCACAAGGAGGGGTTTACGTTCAGATAGAGCCGAGAGAACCGTGCATAGCCGGATTTCCCTGTAAAATAAACATATCGATATCTAATAGCGATGGAACTATATTACTGCATAAGCTGAAGCTCATAACACCTTGGGGAGCATTCGTGAGGGACCTGGGGCTGAGGGAAATGAGAGCTGGCGAGTCCCTGAAGGTATACGTAGTGGTGAACGTGAGCATCGACTCCCTAGAGGGCCCTAACTTCATGAGGCCTGAGCTCATCTACTTCGTCAAAGGGGATATAGGGATGAAGAGCTCTCAGGGAAATTCCTCCGCCATCCTGATTCAGCGTTCCAGGATCGCTGTTAGCCTTCTATCCTCCCCTCTGAGCTATCAAATCTCCTTAGGCGAGCCTCTGATCTTAGAAGGGAGTTTCAGGGTTGATGGGATCCCCAGCGACTTCTACCCCACATTAAGAGTTTATGTGGATGGCGCCCTCGCTATCGAGAAGGAAATGAATTCATCGAGTGGTCTCTTCTCAATTCAGGTTCCATTGGCTAAACCGGGCATTCATGAGGTCAACTTGAGCCTCTGCTATCTTATAGGATGCGAGTCCAAGGCATTCAGTGTGCTCGTGAGAGAGGCTCCCAAGGAGCAGCTATCTATGGAACTGAACTCCACGAAGGGGTACTTTCAAGACCTCCTGAACTACTACAGGACAGCTGTCAACGATTCGATCCCGATCCCGGGATATGTGCTCTCCAATATATCTGCGATAGATTCTCTAATCAGAGAAGCGGAGGCTATCTTGAGCGGAAATATGACAGGGGATGAGCAGAGGGTGAGGGATCT
The sequence above is drawn from the Candidatus Korarchaeum cryptofilum OPF8 genome and encodes:
- the thsB gene encoding thermosome subunit beta → MALATVGGRPVLILKEGTTRTRGDEARRINIMAARAIADAVKTTLGPKGMDKMIVDSIGDITVSNDGATILQEMEVAHPAAKLMVNLAKAQDKEVGDGTTTSVVLAGELLTEAESLLQKDIHPTVIVEGYEKALKFVEQELEKLAIKVNPDDEGWLMKVAETAMSSKLVSGEKRKLAEIAVKAVKAVEEMKGDKRYVDIDNVKIVKKKGKSLAETEFVKGIILDKEVVHGDMPKSVKNARIAILNVPLEIKKPEIDMEVQISSPQELREFIEQETKILREKVEKIHSVGANVVFCQKGIDEVAQHFLAKYGIMAVRRVSEKDMQRLEKATGGKIVNNLDDLTENELGRAGLVEERKIGDDKMIFIEECENPRAVTILLRAGADTILDEAERGLKDALYVIRNVVEDGKVFHGGGSIQEELAIRLREYAHSEKGKEQLAMEAFANALESIPRILAENAGMDAVDAIVELRNAHKSGKISAGIDVLNGKVGDMAELGVVDTYRGVKNAIAAATETAILIIKTDDIIAAKPYEEKGKEKGKGGEEEEGGGEFKSEFD
- a CDS encoding oligosaccharide repeat unit polymerase family protein, with translation MILSILIRSFKSSLIGRKLIRLRPSIIKGSFTYRALILIYKTLSDSYDRSFIVRLLRKLCYPIESKVTLQKFQFKEGSLLKRALDIFLSPFILPIGFLFFFMVSLVRVCEGTVLLLLLTVISMLLGIALARAEEEMEVIDPRGFVLFLGASMFLIGYAAFIVQIANAGGIPLLDEQVRRKLSAELNYLSWTTVPGAAFILSSSKVRRCEAIIFSIIGFIPSFLLAFRTEMIAYILAILTVLYNRKLIGLGFITTAFMMLIISFIGVGAFRSIATGLVQNPIISVLYRPTITVAALDTIVRLYGFRPVTNGYIHLAAISSLGLISGSRYGPRNLIGRYTLGRTDVSTTATLIGGPLLDWGILGVLASSLIYSYMLALSHRFSRGREALLGPYAVLYSYLVVGIETGVLDLNVYIYLLISILIVIFSLRPKR
- a CDS encoding 30S ribosomal protein S8e — protein: MPYYYHGPVMPGGRKPTGGKIRVSRGKRKREAGRHPAFTTIGERRLKLVRIRGGGVKLRLISGNEVNVAVGGGVTKRAKILGFIENPSDKTLSRRGIITRGALVRTELGVVRITSRAGQHGLLNGVLVRENVAS
- a CDS encoding signal recognition particle subunit SRP19/SEC65 family protein, with the protein product MHRRERKVIYPSYFDSRLSRKDGRRVPRSLAIRGPTLQDLINALKSLSMSFDVERDKGRPSRWYKFEGRVLVHYEGKKEELLKILAEEMVRQRREISGRSGQGN
- a CDS encoding nucleoside-triphosphatase produces the protein MRKEGKFIIIGRPGSGKSTCIMLLLEKLRASGTKVGGIRTPELRERGIRKGFAVEDILTGQSDIFASTDFREGPSVSKYRVSVERFESIAIPALRRALEECEVVVIDEIGKMELLSRNFLEVVRDIWESEIISVGTAPLVRIEEIEKLKSSSEVIIIERGDSERISNYLFNRISDLLRVSRSSHRPSPRGTLSFL
- a CDS encoding tRNA (guanine-N(2)-)-methyltransferase, giving the protein MSSRLTLALRLYREGKVSFYSTDLEELAKMGLPYTKAPIFYNPRMKLNRDVTISIFSSLSLKSAADLMAASGVRALRLKAEGGAEEVFACDSNCLSAQIIKMNVKLNKLSGIRVKCSDARLEAERMAWENERVDYLDLDPFGSPAPFLDSFLRAVKRGGIIGITATDEPPLFGIYPDKLLRYYGVWGKKLPFCKEFGIRSLISFTIRTAARLDLAAEPLLSYGEGHYVRAYFRIERGAERSKHLLKELGWVLYKEGDFEIIRGIDEMPRGAMGPIWVGKIVEPEFLGKLSPLNEEVGKLFEKLKEEADGPPFYQRLDIICSKLNMRIPKPKIVIESLREMGHFAARSHLDPLGIKTTAKREEIEDLIRKLTSS
- a CDS encoding fibrillarin-like rRNA/tRNA 2'-O-methyltransferase; amino-acid sequence: MRVKEDENFKNVYWILDGKKLLATRNLTPGIKVYDETLKEVQGVEYRIWNPRRSKLAAAIYNGLKNFPFKRGSRILYLGIASGTTASHISDIIEESGVIFGVEVAHWVMRDLLRVAEHRKNIVPILESARRPYSYSWLVTEVDTIYEDVAQPDQVDILLKNADLFLKSGGVAVIAVKASSIDVTLPPKKIYKRVEREVLGTGKYELLESIDLSPYDPKHAMILFRKK
- a CDS encoding NOP5/NOP56 family protein; its protein translation is MRAFLAMQPYGILLLDENGKMLELVPFPRDEKAIARILQEREFLREALNKILSNIDAEIVVNDIILKEILDEMGRSSTLSPGERPFSIIRSSPLRYASQAWGEIKQKEYFQFLNELGILLSKSGVRERLSSLDQQVIKAVDFVDHSNKALNIIAPTIREWYSIHFPELDELIEDHYDFIKLISLEPNRKKLDQKILEEAGFDEKIIKKIIKASRDSIGADLSDIDLQAIRRAALSWLELYEAKREMELYIEDLMRRAAPNLSAVVHPMVGARLIAIAGSLERLASLPASSIQILGAHKAIFMHLTKGAKPPKHGVLFQAKEVRGAPKSLRGKISRLLATKIAIAARVDVYGDGKYIGDRLRMEIEEKLKKFMEAFKSESKGG
- a CDS encoding 30S ribosomal protein S30e, translated to MPRGTHGALNKAGKVRSLTPKVEARERHSPPPRVRMKILYRKRYVLNRKPGQHPI